In a single window of the Streptomyces sp. CGMCC 4.7035 genome:
- a CDS encoding cytochrome b/b6 domain-containing protein, with protein sequence MNPQRSYSSLPKPGRSAYGVATAVVLLLIPVVVVYGGNWLQDFLNFGAGVLSLVSLSCSVIWGLVAQDRLILNTRQRIVAQGIHRVTAVGSIAFLLVHITIKLTLEHTVLIAALIPFSLGVQGSAGLIGLGSLAGLLMIFVGITGALRNQFASPAPVAARWRAMHMLAYPAWCAALIHGLFAGRPAKTFFMVSYELCLVAVAAALALRAAPRPFKRKVADRIIAILGTEGGLGREDLDASRARNAEAAMAGFGARSGGRGASQEGLIPSQPSAPLYDAPPARTMTPEPGNGFAAAYRATSPTPRAQGPMTPDSTQRMDMPFDMQATEAMQRVDGPGSTSGNWPIPSPPPVGEAPPSAYDPLQDTGYNNIPAYGNAGYNGYGASDMYDTGETNTAYNTYNSNNTYNSGPATETLPGAYDSPGAGEPWNAPSGGFK encoded by the coding sequence ATGAACCCTCAACGTAGTTACAGCTCGCTCCCCAAGCCGGGTCGCTCGGCCTACGGGGTGGCGACGGCTGTGGTACTGCTCCTCATACCCGTGGTGGTCGTGTACGGAGGCAACTGGCTCCAGGACTTCCTCAACTTCGGTGCCGGCGTCCTGTCGCTCGTCTCCCTCAGCTGCTCCGTGATCTGGGGCCTCGTCGCCCAGGACCGGCTCATCCTCAACACGCGACAGCGGATCGTGGCCCAGGGCATCCACCGGGTGACCGCGGTCGGCTCGATCGCCTTCCTCCTGGTGCACATCACCATCAAGCTGACCCTGGAACACACCGTCCTCATCGCGGCGCTGATCCCCTTCAGCCTCGGTGTCCAGGGCAGCGCCGGACTCATCGGCCTCGGCTCCCTGGCCGGCCTGCTCATGATCTTCGTGGGCATCACCGGCGCGCTGCGCAACCAGTTCGCCTCCCCCGCCCCCGTCGCGGCCCGCTGGCGCGCGATGCACATGCTGGCCTACCCGGCCTGGTGCGCGGCGCTGATCCACGGCCTGTTCGCGGGGCGCCCGGCGAAGACGTTCTTCATGGTGTCGTACGAGCTATGCCTGGTCGCAGTGGCCGCGGCCCTCGCCCTGCGCGCGGCTCCCCGCCCGTTCAAGCGCAAGGTCGCCGACCGGATCATCGCGATCCTGGGAACCGAGGGGGGGCTGGGCCGCGAGGACCTGGACGCGAGCCGAGCCCGCAACGCCGAGGCCGCCATGGCGGGCTTCGGAGCGCGCTCCGGGGGCCGTGGCGCCTCCCAGGAGGGACTGATCCCCTCGCAGCCCTCCGCGCCCCTCTACGACGCCCCTCCGGCCCGCACCATGACCCCGGAGCCCGGCAACGGCTTCGCGGCCGCCTACCGCGCCACGTCGCCCACCCCGCGCGCGCAGGGCCCGATGACACCCGACTCGACCCAGCGCATGGACATGCCGTTCGACATGCAGGCCACAGAGGCGATGCAGCGCGTCGACGGCCCCGGCAGCACCTCGGGCAACTGGCCGATCCCGTCGCCGCCGCCCGTCGGCGAGGCGCCCCCCTCCGCCTACGACCCGCTCCAGGACACCGGGTACAACAACATCCCGGCCTACGGCAATGCGGGATACAACGGGTATGGCGCGAGTGACATGTACGACACAGGTGAGACGAACACCGCCTACAACACGTACAACTCGAACAACACGTACAACAGCGGTCCCGCGACTGAAACGCTGCCCGGCGCCTACGACTCGCCGGGGGCCGGCGAACCCTGGAACGCGCCTTCCGGAGGCTTTAAGTGA
- a CDS encoding NADH-ubiquinone oxidoreductase-F iron-sulfur binding region domain-containing protein: protein MNEALPDVPEVRVVGLPQLTSGFDLVERLDLPMHLKVHGPLEPMGGEQLAQLAEQISLKGRGGAGFPFHKKLRSVAESAIRRGIRPVVVVNGSEDEPACRKDTVLINRAPHLILDGALLVAEALGARTLVVGVTRASTERSMEQALAERGLSDRRGAPIRARVQRNPVRMVTGAAASLIRSIDGGPAIPPGRKTSASQSGVGGAPTLLSNAETFAQLAIAARIGAERYCNTGLYDEPGTVMLTVSGAVNRPMVIEVPTGVPLRYVLQLAGAPPMPQGVLTGGYHGKWIDAATVNEAIVSRNSLDAVGGALGAGAILPISQETCPLGESLQVAKWLAEESAGQCGPCYLGLPAAARGMEDILNGGGPAALEALKQVAKAVKRRGACSHPDGSAMFLESTIKAFTDDLAAHVLGNGCGRPVEGVLPLFEGGRAPTGIPGGGQAEPEAGASRQKIFVDWTLCRGHGLCADILPEVFELGADGFPTVAQAKVPLYAEAKALRAVRRCPALALRIEEDTRSGAPSRNNLPVLSQGRGRRALGR from the coding sequence GTGAACGAGGCCCTGCCCGACGTCCCAGAAGTCCGCGTGGTCGGTCTTCCGCAGCTCACGTCGGGCTTTGACCTTGTCGAGAGACTCGACCTGCCCATGCACCTCAAGGTGCACGGCCCACTCGAACCGATGGGCGGCGAACAGCTCGCACAGCTCGCCGAACAGATCTCCCTGAAGGGGCGCGGCGGCGCCGGCTTCCCCTTCCACAAGAAGCTGCGGTCGGTCGCAGAGTCGGCGATCCGCCGCGGCATCCGGCCGGTGGTCGTCGTCAACGGAAGCGAGGACGAGCCGGCCTGCCGCAAGGACACGGTGCTGATCAACCGTGCTCCGCACCTCATCCTGGACGGCGCCCTGCTGGTCGCCGAGGCCCTCGGCGCGCGGACGCTCGTGGTCGGTGTGACCCGGGCCTCCACCGAGCGCTCGATGGAGCAGGCGCTGGCCGAGCGCGGCCTGAGCGACCGGCGTGGCGCGCCCATACGCGCGCGCGTGCAGCGCAATCCGGTGCGCATGGTCACCGGCGCCGCCGCGTCGCTGATCCGTTCGATCGACGGTGGTCCGGCCATCCCCCCGGGCCGCAAGACCAGTGCCTCGCAGAGCGGCGTCGGCGGCGCGCCCACGCTGCTGTCGAACGCCGAGACGTTCGCCCAGCTGGCGATCGCCGCCCGCATCGGCGCCGAGCGCTACTGCAACACGGGGCTGTACGACGAGCCCGGCACCGTCATGCTCACCGTCTCCGGCGCGGTCAACCGCCCCATGGTGATCGAGGTCCCCACGGGTGTGCCCCTGCGCTACGTGCTCCAGCTGGCCGGCGCCCCGCCGATGCCCCAGGGCGTGCTGACCGGCGGCTACCACGGCAAGTGGATCGACGCGGCGACGGTGAACGAGGCGATCGTCTCGCGCAACTCCCTGGACGCCGTCGGCGGCGCGCTCGGCGCCGGCGCCATCCTGCCGATCAGCCAGGAGACCTGCCCGCTGGGCGAGTCCCTTCAGGTGGCCAAGTGGCTGGCCGAAGAAAGCGCGGGACAGTGCGGTCCCTGCTACCTCGGTCTGCCCGCCGCGGCCCGTGGCATGGAGGACATCCTCAACGGAGGCGGTCCCGCCGCCCTGGAAGCCCTCAAGCAGGTCGCCAAGGCCGTGAAGAGGCGCGGCGCGTGCTCGCACCCCGACGGCTCGGCGATGTTCCTGGAATCGACCATCAAGGCCTTCACCGACGACCTGGCGGCGCACGTCCTCGGCAACGGCTGCGGCAGGCCCGTGGAGGGCGTGCTGCCGCTCTTCGAGGGCGGCCGGGCCCCCACGGGCATCCCCGGTGGCGGCCAGGCCGAGCCCGAGGCGGGTGCCAGCCGGCAGAAGATCTTCGTCGACTGGACGCTGTGCCGCGGCCACGGCCTGTGCGCGGACATCCTCCCGGAGGTCTTCGAACTGGGCGCCGACGGCTTCCCGACCGTCGCCCAGGCGAAGGTGCCGCTGTACGCGGAGGCCAAGGCGCTGCGGGCCGTACGCCGCTGCCCGGCGCTCGCGCTGCGGATCGAGGAGGACACCCGCTCCGGCGCGCCGTCCCGCAACAACCTGCCCGTGCTGTCGCAGGGCCGGGGACGCCGCGCACTCGGCCGCTGA
- a CDS encoding MFS transporter has translation MTTTTPAGPGSTPGTRPASSKTPATDNRPGRLLATVLSAQFMALLDVFIVNVAVPTIGSELHATGAELQLVVAGYSITYAVLLITGARLGDLFGHRRVHLVGLAVFTAASLACGLAQGTGELIVFRLVQGAGSALMIPQVLSLIQRHFTGEARAKALGAYAAVLATGAAAGQVLGGILVSADLLGTGWRPVFLVNVPVGLVLLAVGSRVLPRDDVSAPERSRGLDLPGLVLLGAAVSLLTVPLVLGQEEDWPLWSWLCLVAAAVIFALFCGYESRLARRGGAPLIAPRVLRHPGIGLAVFRLLAVMSVNAGFLFLLTLHVQGGLGYTALRAGLTFAPTAVVFGLVGLTWRTWPAAWQPALIPGGFLLAALSVAGVGLALHGGGDGGPWLYAAFAGVGAGLALSFSPTLTRALATVRPEDAADASGLLATVTQLGQLIGVAVFGTLFLNRLESLGAPGAYTSSDALLACMYALAATATLGAVSGLVRRRR, from the coding sequence ATGACGACGACAACCCCCGCGGGCCCCGGATCCACGCCCGGAACCCGTCCTGCATCCAGTAAAACTCCCGCCACTGACAATCGCCCCGGCCGGCTGCTCGCGACCGTCCTCAGCGCGCAGTTCATGGCCCTGCTCGACGTCTTCATCGTGAACGTCGCCGTACCCACGATCGGTTCCGAGCTCCACGCGACCGGCGCCGAGCTGCAGTTGGTGGTCGCCGGGTACTCCATCACGTACGCCGTGCTGCTGATCACCGGTGCGCGCCTCGGTGACCTGTTCGGCCACCGCCGGGTCCACCTGGTCGGGCTCGCGGTGTTCACGGCCGCCTCGCTGGCCTGCGGACTGGCCCAGGGAACAGGGGAGTTGATCGTCTTCCGGCTCGTGCAGGGCGCCGGGTCGGCCTTGATGATCCCGCAGGTGCTCAGCCTGATCCAGCGTCACTTCACCGGTGAGGCGCGGGCGAAGGCGCTCGGCGCGTACGCCGCGGTCCTCGCCACCGGTGCCGCCGCTGGGCAGGTGCTGGGCGGAATCCTGGTCAGCGCCGACCTCCTCGGCACCGGCTGGCGGCCGGTGTTCCTCGTGAACGTGCCCGTCGGACTCGTACTCCTGGCCGTCGGGAGCCGCGTCCTGCCGCGGGACGACGTGTCCGCCCCGGAGCGCTCGCGCGGTCTCGACCTGCCCGGTCTCGTACTGCTCGGCGCCGCCGTCTCGCTGCTGACCGTGCCGCTCGTGCTCGGCCAGGAGGAGGACTGGCCGCTGTGGTCCTGGCTGTGCCTGGTCGCCGCCGCGGTGATCTTCGCCCTGTTCTGCGGGTACGAGTCCCGGCTCGCCCGGCGGGGCGGGGCGCCGCTGATCGCGCCACGGGTGCTGCGCCACCCCGGCATCGGCCTCGCGGTCTTCCGGCTGCTGGCGGTGATGTCGGTCAACGCGGGCTTCCTGTTCCTCCTCACCCTGCACGTCCAGGGCGGCCTCGGCTACACCGCACTGCGTGCCGGGCTCACCTTCGCGCCGACCGCCGTCGTCTTCGGGCTGGTCGGCCTGACCTGGCGGACCTGGCCGGCCGCCTGGCAACCCGCCCTGATCCCGGGCGGGTTTCTTCTGGCCGCGCTCTCCGTGGCCGGCGTGGGCCTGGCGCTGCACGGCGGGGGCGACGGCGGACCGTGGCTGTACGCGGCCTTCGCGGGCGTCGGCGCGGGCCTGGCGCTCAGCTTCAGCCCCACGCTCACCAGGGCCCTCGCCACCGTGCGGCCCGAGGACGCGGCGGACGCCAGCGGACTGCTCGCGACGGTCACCCAGCTCGGTCAGCTGATCGGCGTCGCGGTCTTCGGCACACTCTTCTTGAACCGGCTTGAGTCACTTGGCGCCCCTGGGGCGTATACCTCTTCGGATGCGCTCCTCGCGTGCATGTACGCGCTGGCCGCGACGGCCACGCTGGGCGCTGTGTCCGGACTGGTACGAAGGCGTCGCTGA
- a CDS encoding helix-turn-helix transcriptional regulator: MTTTQRRRPELAAFLRGRRARVTPADVGMPPGLRRRTPGLRREEVAQLSGVGVTWYTWLEQGRPINASPQVLDAVARTLRLDQPEREHLYHLAEVPYDQGPEGLAQQVGPEIQTVIDTLDPHPAVVYNSRYDILATNPAYSHLFRVPAIRDIGVPNALWSLFGVSEEACPVVHRDRELPVMVATLRSAYGRHVGEPAWEDFIRRLSAASEHFAELWASGEVILPGPRVKTFRHDTVGELRMTSVSLSVDGMPECRMVVYTPDDADTREKVELLRERRERLWPPSETASAEVR; encoded by the coding sequence ATGACGACGACACAGCGCCGCAGGCCGGAGCTGGCCGCTTTCCTGCGCGGCAGGCGGGCCCGGGTGACACCCGCCGACGTGGGCATGCCGCCGGGGCTGCGGCGCCGGACACCGGGTCTGCGCAGGGAGGAGGTGGCGCAGCTCTCCGGCGTGGGCGTGACCTGGTACACCTGGCTGGAGCAGGGCCGCCCCATCAACGCCTCGCCGCAGGTCCTGGACGCGGTGGCACGCACCCTGCGCCTGGACCAGCCGGAGCGCGAGCATCTGTACCACTTGGCGGAGGTGCCCTACGACCAGGGCCCGGAGGGGCTGGCGCAACAGGTCGGCCCGGAGATCCAGACCGTCATCGACACCCTCGACCCGCATCCGGCGGTCGTCTACAACTCGCGCTACGACATCCTCGCCACCAACCCCGCCTACAGCCACCTGTTCCGGGTCCCGGCGATCCGGGACATCGGCGTGCCCAACGCGCTGTGGTCGCTGTTCGGGGTGTCCGAGGAGGCCTGTCCGGTGGTGCACAGGGACAGAGAGCTGCCGGTGATGGTGGCCACCCTGCGCTCCGCGTACGGCAGACACGTGGGCGAGCCGGCCTGGGAGGACTTCATACGCAGGCTGTCGGCGGCCAGTGAGCACTTCGCCGAGCTGTGGGCGAGCGGCGAGGTGATCCTGCCCGGGCCTCGGGTGAAGACGTTCCGCCACGACACGGTGGGCGAGTTGCGGATGACCTCGGTATCGCTGTCGGTCGACGGGATGCCGGAGTGCCGGATGGTGGTGTACACGCCGGATGACGCGGACACACGGGAGAAGGTGGAGCTGCTGAGGGAGCGGAGGGAAAGGCTGTGGCCGCCGTCGGAGACGGCATCGGCCGAGGTGAGGTGA
- a CDS encoding histidine phosphatase family protein: MTATGADTGKKGRGRRLILWRHGQTSWNVERRFQGSTDVELTETGVGQARRAARLLASLKPDAILASDLKRAAATAAELAALTNLEVTHDEGLRETYAGVWQGLTHEEIIARHGQEYAAWKRGEPVRRGGGELETEVADRAAPVVLRHAEKLPEDGTLVVVSHGGTIRTTIGRLLGLEARHWESLGGLSNCCWSVLGEGVRGWRLLEHNAGTLPEPVLGDDD, translated from the coding sequence GTGACGGCCACGGGCGCCGATACCGGGAAGAAGGGCCGGGGCCGGCGCCTCATCCTGTGGCGCCACGGCCAGACGTCGTGGAACGTGGAGCGCCGCTTCCAGGGCTCCACGGACGTCGAGCTGACCGAGACGGGCGTCGGCCAGGCCCGCCGCGCCGCCCGTCTGCTCGCCTCCCTGAAGCCGGACGCCATCCTCGCCTCCGACCTCAAGCGCGCCGCGGCCACGGCCGCCGAGCTGGCCGCTCTCACGAACCTTGAGGTCACCCACGACGAGGGCCTGCGCGAGACGTACGCGGGCGTCTGGCAGGGCCTGACGCACGAGGAGATCATCGCCCGGCACGGCCAGGAGTACGCCGCCTGGAAGCGCGGTGAGCCCGTCCGCCGCGGCGGCGGCGAACTGGAGACCGAGGTCGCCGACCGCGCCGCCCCCGTGGTGCTGCGGCACGCCGAGAAGCTCCCCGAGGACGGCACTCTCGTGGTGGTCAGCCACGGCGGCACGATCCGCACCACCATCGGCCGTCTGCTCGGCCTGGAGGCCCGCCACTGGGAGAGCCTCGGCGGCCTCTCCAACTGCTGCTGGTCCGTTCTCGGCGAAGGCGTCCGCGGCTGGCGCCTCCTGGAGCACAACGCGGGCACCCTGCCGGAACCGGTCCTCGGCGACGACGACTGA
- the rsfS gene encoding ribosome silencing factor, producing the protein MTATDRSLELINTAAQAAADKLAHDVIAYDVSDVLSITDAFLLASAPSDRQVKAIVDEIEERLNKELGAKPVRREGDREARWVLLDYVDIVVHVQHSEERVFYALERLWKDCPELELPADAKATRGKAAEHARLQAAEDAAELGGELR; encoded by the coding sequence GTGACCGCCACGGACCGCTCTCTCGAACTCATCAACACCGCCGCCCAGGCGGCCGCCGACAAGCTCGCGCATGACGTCATCGCCTACGACGTCAGCGACGTACTGTCGATCACGGACGCTTTCCTGCTCGCCTCCGCGCCCAGCGACCGCCAGGTCAAGGCCATCGTCGACGAGATCGAGGAGCGGCTCAACAAGGAACTCGGCGCCAAGCCGGTGCGCCGCGAGGGCGACCGCGAGGCCCGTTGGGTACTGCTCGACTACGTCGACATCGTGGTGCATGTCCAGCACAGCGAGGAGCGCGTCTTCTACGCTCTGGAGCGGCTGTGGAAGGACTGCCCCGAGCTGGAGCTGCCCGCCGACGCCAAGGCCACCCGCGGCAAGGCTGCGGAGCACGCCAGGCTGCAGGCCGCCGAGGACGCCGCCGAGCTGGGCGGGGAGCTGCGGTGA
- a CDS encoding LCP family protein — protein MNDRYDGYAGGDPYELVGYDEFGQPVYRQVSAQQTPQQSPQGYDPYGAQQHQQHQGYGYDPYATGPQQPMAPYDTGQQQPVSPHDTGQQPSMGPYDPYAPYGTTTAGGGYDPYGQTATSGHQPRVAEQTPYIPQQAGPAESGSGRRGGAAGLADGGAAGRVEDAAEEEPRGDRDYRTEQFAFVEEPDGNSEDVIDWLNFTENRTERREEARRRARSRIVTLVVVLALVAVGGVGYLWYAGKLPGTSSGGGKSGTTTAAGAQNRDVIIVHLHNTKGGGTSTALLVDNTTTKQGATVLLPNSLALTTDDGTTTTLAKSVADDGSSGTGDSIDSVLGTKIEGTWRLDTPYLNNLVELVGNIEVTTNADVPDPDAKKKSGTPLVHKGENQTLSGKMAVAYATYRASGESQDAQLERFGQVMQSVLRKMSSDPQAATITVQTLAQILDPSLTDKDLGSFLAKLAEHAKEGEYKTELLPVQSDGTVGEKATDTVVKNLLGGTVKSPQAGDAVRVGIKNATGAKDTTDKVRVVIVNGGYTFIDAGTGTTQAVSEITYADDRDKENAIEVAKTLGLPTSSVKKGKVTSNANVSVVLGQNYKPSS, from the coding sequence GTGAACGACCGATACGACGGGTACGCGGGCGGCGACCCGTACGAGCTCGTCGGCTACGACGAGTTCGGGCAGCCTGTGTACCGGCAGGTGTCCGCGCAGCAGACCCCACAGCAGTCCCCGCAGGGCTATGACCCTTACGGCGCGCAGCAGCACCAGCAGCACCAGGGCTACGGCTACGACCCGTACGCGACCGGGCCGCAGCAGCCCATGGCGCCGTATGACACCGGTCAGCAGCAGCCTGTGTCCCCCCATGACACCGGTCAGCAGCCGTCCATGGGTCCCTACGACCCCTACGCCCCGTACGGCACCACCACCGCCGGTGGTGGCTACGACCCGTACGGCCAGACCGCAACCAGCGGACATCAACCGCGAGTTGCCGAACAGACCCCCTACATCCCGCAGCAGGCCGGCCCGGCCGAGAGCGGGTCGGGGCGCCGGGGAGGTGCGGCCGGCCTTGCCGACGGGGGTGCGGCCGGGCGGGTGGAGGACGCCGCCGAGGAGGAGCCGCGCGGCGACCGCGACTACCGCACCGAGCAGTTCGCCTTCGTCGAGGAGCCCGACGGCAACTCCGAAGACGTCATCGACTGGCTGAATTTCACCGAGAACCGCACCGAGCGCCGCGAGGAGGCCAGGCGCCGTGCCCGCAGCCGGATAGTCACCCTCGTCGTGGTCCTCGCCCTGGTGGCCGTCGGCGGTGTCGGCTACCTCTGGTACGCGGGCAAGCTGCCCGGCACCTCCTCCGGCGGCGGCAAGTCCGGCACGACGACGGCCGCGGGCGCCCAGAACCGCGACGTGATCATCGTCCACCTGCACAACACCAAGGGTGGCGGCACCTCCACCGCGCTGCTCGTCGACAACACCACCACCAAGCAGGGCGCCACCGTCCTGCTGCCCAACTCCCTTGCTCTGACGACCGACGACGGCACCACGACCACCCTCGCCAAATCGGTCGCCGACGACGGCTCCTCCGGTACCGGCGACTCCATCGACTCCGTCCTCGGCACCAAGATCGAGGGCACCTGGCGCCTGGACACCCCGTACCTGAACAACCTCGTCGAACTCGTCGGCAACATCGAGGTCACCACCAACGCCGACGTCCCCGACCCGGACGCCAAGAAGAAGAGCGGCACGCCCCTGGTGCACAAGGGCGAGAACCAGACCCTCAGCGGCAAGATGGCCGTCGCGTACGCCACCTACCGGGCCTCCGGCGAGTCCCAGGACGCCCAGCTGGAGCGGTTCGGCCAGGTCATGCAGAGCGTGCTGCGCAAGATGTCCTCCGACCCGCAGGCCGCGACGATCACCGTGCAGACGCTCGCGCAGATCCTCGACCCGTCCCTCACCGACAAGGACCTCGGCAGCTTCCTCGCCAAGCTCGCCGAGCACGCCAAGGAGGGCGAGTACAAGACCGAGCTGCTGCCGGTCCAGTCCGATGGCACCGTCGGGGAGAAGGCCACCGACACGGTGGTCAAGAACCTGCTCGGCGGCACCGTGAAGAGCCCCCAGGCCGGGGACGCCGTGCGGGTCGGCATCAAGAACGCCACCGGCGCCAAGGACACCACCGACAAGGTCCGCGTCGTCATCGTCAACGGCGGCTACACCTTCATCGACGCCGGCACCGGCACCACCCAGGCCGTGTCCGAGATCACCTACGCCGACGACCGCGACAAGGAGAACGCGATCGAGGTCGCCAAGACCCTGGGCCTGCCCACCAGCTCGGTGAAGAAGGGCAAGGTCACGTCGAACGCCAACGTCTCGGTCGTCCTCGGCCAGAACTACAAGCCGTCGTCGTGA
- the nadD gene encoding nicotinate-nucleotide adenylyltransferase has translation MGEQHMPTGPAKGTGPGPGMGPSNPGKRRLGVMGGTFDPIHHGHLVAASEVAAQFHLDEVVFVPTGQPWQKTDRAVSPAEDRYLMTVIATAENPQFSVSRIDIDRGGPTYTTDTLRDLKALNPDTDLFFITGADALGQILTWRYTEELFSLAHFIGVTRPGHTLADPGLPEGGVSLVEVPALAISSTDCRARVAKGEPVWYLVPDGVVRYIDKRQLYRGE, from the coding sequence ATGGGAGAGCAGCACATGCCCACCGGTCCGGCGAAGGGCACGGGACCCGGCCCCGGAATGGGGCCGTCGAACCCGGGCAAACGCCGCCTCGGCGTCATGGGCGGAACATTTGACCCGATCCACCACGGTCATCTCGTCGCGGCCAGTGAGGTCGCCGCGCAGTTCCACCTCGACGAGGTGGTCTTCGTGCCCACGGGCCAGCCGTGGCAGAAGACCGACCGCGCGGTCAGCCCGGCCGAGGACCGCTATCTGATGACGGTCATCGCGACCGCCGAGAACCCCCAGTTCTCGGTCAGCCGCATCGACATCGACCGCGGTGGACCCACCTACACCACGGACACCCTGCGCGATCTGAAGGCCCTCAACCCCGACACCGACCTCTTCTTCATCACCGGTGCCGACGCGCTCGGCCAGATCCTCACCTGGCGCTACACGGAAGAACTGTTCTCCCTCGCGCACTTCATCGGAGTCACCCGCCCCGGTCACACCCTGGCGGACCCGGGCCTGCCCGAGGGCGGTGTCTCGCTGGTAGAGGTTCCCGCGCTCGCCATCTCGTCCACAGACTGTCGTGCGAGAGTCGCCAAGGGCGAGCCCGTCTGGTATCTGGTGCCGGACGGCGTGGTGCGCTACATCGACAAACGGCAGCTGTACCGCGGCGAGTGA
- a CDS encoding M48 family metallopeptidase has translation MSDDGHEQNGHENVPSRRRRRFQGISSRAYEHPADRSALVALRKLSGFDTVFKALSGLLPERSLRLLFLSDSVRVSDAQFAHLNEMLRDACYILDLEKVPPMYVTQDPQPNAMCIGLDEPIIVVTTGLVELLDEEEMRAVVGHEVGHALSGHAVYRTILLFLTNLAIRVAWIPLGNLAIMAIVTALREWFRKSELSADRAGLLVGQDLQASMRGLMKIAGGNHLHEMNVDAFLEQAEEYDAGGDLRDSVLKILNVLPRTHPFAVVRAAELKNWAASRDYQRIMDGHYSRRSEDKDTSVSDSFRQSAASYASDVKQSKDPLMKLVTDLAGGAGDLGGRVRRGFAGFASSAPKDAPSQPHDGRPADDSRPADDGPDGPDGDD, from the coding sequence ATGTCCGACGACGGTCACGAGCAGAACGGGCACGAGAACGTGCCGAGCAGGCGGCGCAGGCGTTTCCAGGGGATCTCCTCGCGCGCGTACGAACACCCGGCGGACCGTTCGGCCCTGGTGGCCCTGCGCAAGCTCAGCGGCTTCGACACGGTCTTCAAGGCGCTCAGCGGTCTGCTGCCCGAGCGCAGCCTGCGGCTGCTGTTCCTCTCCGACTCGGTACGGGTCTCGGACGCGCAGTTCGCCCACCTCAACGAGATGCTGCGGGACGCCTGTTACATCCTGGACCTGGAGAAGGTCCCACCGATGTACGTCACCCAGGACCCGCAGCCGAACGCGATGTGCATCGGCCTCGACGAGCCGATCATCGTCGTCACGACGGGGCTCGTGGAGCTGCTGGACGAGGAGGAGATGCGGGCGGTCGTCGGGCACGAGGTGGGGCACGCGCTGTCCGGCCACGCCGTCTACCGGACCATCCTGCTGTTCCTGACCAACCTCGCGATCCGGGTGGCCTGGATACCGCTGGGCAACCTCGCGATCATGGCGATCGTGACCGCGCTGCGGGAGTGGTTCCGCAAGTCGGAGTTGTCGGCCGACCGGGCCGGGCTCCTGGTCGGGCAGGATTTGCAGGCCTCGATGCGCGGGCTGATGAAGATCGCGGGCGGCAACCACCTGCACGAGATGAACGTGGACGCGTTCCTGGAACAGGCCGAGGAGTACGACGCAGGGGGCGACCTGCGCGACTCCGTGCTGAAGATCCTCAACGTGCTGCCGCGCACCCACCCCTTCGCCGTGGTCCGCGCGGCCGAGCTGAAGAACTGGGCCGCCTCCCGTGACTACCAGCGGATCATGGACGGTCACTACTCGCGGCGCAGCGAGGACAAGGACACCTCGGTGTCGGACTCCTTCCGACAGTCGGCGGCCAGCTACGCGAGCGATGTGAAGCAGTCCAAGGACCCGCTGATGAAGCTGGTCACCGACCTCGCGGGCGGTGCGGGCGACCTCGGCGGCCGGGTCCGGCGCGGTTTCGCCGGCTTCGCAAGCAGCGCGCCCAAGGACGCGCCGAGCCAGCCGCACGACGGCCGTCCGGCCGACGACAGCCGTCCGGCCGACGACGGCCCCGACGGCCCCGACGGCGACGATTGA